In Ptychodera flava strain L36383 chromosome 6, AS_Pfla_20210202, whole genome shotgun sequence, the sequence AACGTTCGCGGGGAACAGCACCATCACCTACGATAGTTATTGTGATGTCGAGTTTGTAGATCACTCAGTCTACACCTCCATCAAAATGTTCTTCTCGCCAATTCTTCCGTGCACTTTCATCTTCGTATTGTAcctgcgtatttacataactatacGGCGGCGTTCCGACCGGAGGAAGGCCAGTCTCGACAAGCTATTGATGACGTCAGAGAGCAGGACGTTCGCCTCCCCACAGAGGGTGCTTGTATACGAAAAGTTGGGTTCGAAGAGGAGGGAGTGGATACATATGTCCAGAAAGTCATCCCCTGATGTGTTGTCAGATTTCAACAGCACTGTCATGAGGGAAACTACGCCAAGTTTGCAATCTGGACGACTGCGCGGGGACACATCGACCAGGGTAAGCGTTGAGCACCATAGAGAGTCGAGAGGCACACAAGAAACTGAATTTATATGTGATAAAAATGGCGATTCCGCCAGTCAAAGCCAGCGTGTTCCCGAGATGGACACCACTCAAACAAATAGCGCGACCAGCGAAGATTCTCAAGTACCTTTGAGACGCGAAGAGGATAAATCCTCTACCGCGACAGATGCAAGTGACAAACTGCTGGCGTATTGCAGTGGTAGACGTGACATCGAAAAATCATCAGTTATCAATTCCAGCTCGGCCCGTACGTCACCGAGAAAAGAGAGCGTAGTCTTTCAGGACAGCCCCGCCTGCGCCCGCGGCTACCGCTCGAAGCACATCGTGAGACAATCATCGAGCGACCGGCGAGCTGCGGTTCTCCTGACCATATTGGTCGGATTCTTTCTTCTGTCGTATCTACCATGGGTGATCATCAGTATTTACGAAGCAATTCGTCCGGACCACGCTCTGCCCTTCACCATTTACACCGTGGCTGTGTGGCTGCAGTACGTCAACTCTTTGATAAATCCCTTCTTGTACGTGTACCAAGATCTTGAATTCAGGCATGCCGTTGTTGCGGTTCTTACAAAGCCGTCAATATTGTTTGTGAGACTCACACTGTGATCACCTCTAACCGCAAGATTGCGACCTATGCGTGACTAAGTAGAGTCGGTTTAAATCACAAACAGTTGACTGGGTCTTCTCGTAAAAAGCCCAACCTGCTAAACGCGACCAGCTGGTGAATTTACAACATAGCAAAAATGCGAATATGTCTCGCGTCATCTTGTCTCGCGATTAATATAGTGTGTAAGAGCACAGCTTTGCGATGGGGCAGGCCCCTAAGGCCGATATCTTCAAAGGCTTTTTATTCAATTATCAAATAATAATCACTACCTGTCTTGCACGGAATCAAGCTGACTTTCAAAATCTACTTTGCTATCAGTTTGGTGAGTAGCGGGATCACCCGATACCTTGTCCCGGTGTTTCGTGCAATATATTCCGCGGATCGCCTTGACTCTCGTTCTCTGATATACATAACATTTATCCTCAGCTTGAGATAACAGTCACATACCCAGGCGATGCAAAGCTGCAAATGCAACTGTTATTATGATTTTTGTAagtgtaataaaacagtcaattgGAGGTGTTGAAAGTGTCGGGGGGACAGCGCAGCTGTACTGTGTCGACAGAATGTAAGGGACTGGTTATTGTATCGGTGTGTGCAAGCGTGATAATCTGCGGGCACTGCATGACGACGCGAAGTCTGCACACGTAAATCGTAATCCCGGAAAAACAGCGCCAGTTCAGGCATGTCAATATTGGTCTTTTTTTGCCAACAGCTAATATTGtgcaatgacgtcatcaatgTTCAGGGGTGATGTCAAAATGATCTATATGCGTTATTAAGATACAGACCTACAGCAGTGGCTTTGTACGGAAAACGATTGTGACCGAATTATGCGTTATCTTCTTGGGGTTTTCACTTTGTATTTAATTAACAGAGAGACAACCGAACACACGCTTACTGTCACGAAACACGCCTGTCTTCAGAGATCGTGTCCCGCCGAAACAATAATGGAGCGATGTCATTCAGTGTGTACGCAACACCGTGAGCGATTTAAATTCGTGAGCGAATTATGTTCCCATGCGAGATCTATGATCTCATTATGGTAGGTGATTTGCAATTGGGGTGATAAGGAAAtgagaaatattgtaaaatgaaaGATGTTAATGTGCAGATTACCGATATAATGGGTATACAACGATTACATTGTTTGCAGAACGTCTTACTGGACATGGAAATCTGTGAAAAATGTTGCTCGTTCCAAATTAGTCCGTAGGGTCTGGACAACTCTCAGGTTTTCAAAGTTGCAAGCCGAGTCGCTCTGGCCCGagatgcagatttttttttctgcaagaaATTTTGCCGAAGATTTGCTTTGGGCTGCTATAAAAGCAATCGACTCGGCAGTAAATGACTTATTACGCAGTGTTAGGAATACATCATATATATTACAAACATATGTGAAGTACCACGTTATGGTTGTGTCGGTAACCGGTAACCACGCACGGCTTAAGCGTGTTTCCGTCGGATTGATTTACGCTGGTATTTGTAGTACAGTGTATTGAAACACGCAACACATGTACAGTACACATCAGGTCTGGTTACAACTTGATCGTGGAACGTTTCTCAACTACTGAGATAGGCAATTTGATACAGACAGAGTATTTATTAAGCGCTGTCCAAAAGGCCACTGAAAATTAGCTTGTTCATGTGTACTGTGTCTAgatagacaaaacaaaaaatgatatcACATATATAACACTTCACCAAAATTGACATATGAGACAGTTCTTGAAGATAAGTTTTATAGGTCAAAAAACTGTAGGTCAGAAAACTGTTAGGCGAGAGTAAGAGGTGGGTGTTAACGCGATAGCGAAGGATTCAAATTCCCAAGAACGGTTACTTGGATAAATATAGTAtctataaatattgatttttgtcacGTCATTTGAAAGAGTCGGGGGCGTAAAGATGCACGGTTCGTGAAAATCGAATGTGACtttacagaaatgaaaatataacagCAAGACGTAAAACTTTTTCATCGACTACAAATTGCATTCAAAAATGTTTGCTATACTGGAGTAGTTTGTACACGAGATACATATCAATGACATCAGATCGTGGATTTGTATGGCGTTTGCAGTAAACCCAAGGTTTTAAATAGCATATTCCCACTTTTGTAAATTCAGTCATAATTTCACAGATTTTCTGTCAATTCGCAAAAACTAAGGATGCTTATCCTTGTTTTCAAAGGCGATGCCTAGTGTCACAGCCCAATGCATCAAGACTTAAAAACTATGTGGCGTCAATTTCAGAGGAATCATTTCAGTACAACACAactgtgcatacatacatgtatacatacacatacatacatacatacatacatacatacatacatacatacatacatacatacatacatacatacatacatacatacatacatacacatttacacaca encodes:
- the LOC139134242 gene encoding muscarinic acetylcholine receptor gar-3-like gives rise to the protein MTSESRTFASPQRVLVYEKLGSKRREWIHMSRKSSPDVLSDFNSTVMRETTPSLQSGRLRGDTSTRVSVEHHRESRGTQETEFICDKNGDSASQSQRVPEMDTTQTNSATSEDSQVPLRREEDKSSTATDASDKLLAYCSGRRDIEKSSVINSSSARTSPRKESVVFQDSPACARGYRSKHIVRQSSSDRRAAVLLTILVGFFLLSYLPWVIISIYEAIRPDHALPFTIYTVAVWLQYVNSLINPFLYVYQDLEFRHAVVAVLTKPSILFVRLTL